The following coding sequences are from one Pigmentibacter sp. JX0631 window:
- the nadE gene encoding NAD(+) synthase, which produces MKIAIGQLIVKAANCAENFHKMQDQIIKAVENQAQLIIFPEMALPGYFIGDTWEQLSFLHECEFYHKKILNLSKDIDIIFGSVGIDWRKKNEDGRVRKYNSIYCASNGKFKINSKTKYPFWIKSLLPNYREFDDSRYFYDLRKLANDKNLLIQDLYEPLKLKQNGKIINIGISICEDAWSDDYHNKPILTFNKKYKHDFFLNLSASPFTLAKKEKREKLFCKIAKSCSTPLFYVNCVGAQNLGKTIYGFDGSSTFYSKKGEIIEIGNFFAESLRFFQYDLKKKIIESKKINQKEKLKIEKAEELQISLEYIIKNCLNEWNIKKVVIGLSGGIDSALSAVLFTRVLGNENVYLVNMPSKFNSNLTKNAAKKLADNLQCPFTFIPIDESINYTKEQLSKVVFSQSGETIIVNSFVFENIQARDRGGRILAAVAAALGGVFVCNANKSEMTVGYSTLYGDQAGFLAPIADLWKQDVYLLAHHYNNQVFKKQVIPLETLQVVPSAELSEKQNVMENKGDPLCYPYHDFLFASWVEHWNRKTPEDCLKAYLKNNLAQFLGCEKKLIDTLFPDVQIFIKDLERWWSLYRGMAAFKRVQAPPVVALTRRAFGNDHREHISRVTFSAEYEKTKSKVLKN; this is translated from the coding sequence ATGAAAATTGCAATTGGACAATTGATAGTAAAAGCAGCAAACTGTGCAGAGAATTTTCATAAAATGCAAGATCAGATAATAAAAGCGGTTGAAAATCAGGCGCAATTGATTATTTTTCCTGAAATGGCTTTACCTGGATATTTTATTGGAGATACTTGGGAGCAGCTATCATTTCTTCATGAGTGCGAATTTTACCATAAAAAAATTCTTAATTTATCAAAGGATATAGATATTATTTTTGGATCCGTTGGAATAGATTGGAGAAAAAAAAACGAAGATGGTCGAGTTCGGAAATATAACTCTATTTACTGCGCTTCAAATGGAAAATTTAAGATAAATTCTAAAACAAAATATCCTTTTTGGATAAAATCACTTTTACCTAATTATAGAGAATTTGATGATTCGCGATATTTTTATGATCTCAGAAAACTAGCTAATGATAAAAATCTGTTAATTCAAGACTTATATGAACCACTCAAGCTAAAACAGAATGGTAAAATAATAAACATTGGAATTTCTATTTGTGAAGATGCATGGTCAGATGATTATCACAATAAACCTATTTTAACCTTTAATAAGAAATATAAGCATGATTTTTTTCTAAACTTAAGTGCTTCACCATTTACTTTAGCAAAAAAAGAAAAACGCGAAAAATTATTTTGCAAAATTGCTAAATCATGTTCCACTCCTTTGTTCTATGTTAATTGTGTAGGCGCGCAAAATTTAGGAAAAACAATTTATGGGTTTGATGGTTCGTCTACATTTTACTCAAAAAAAGGTGAAATAATTGAAATCGGTAATTTTTTCGCTGAATCTCTCCGTTTTTTTCAATATGATTTAAAGAAAAAAATCATTGAAAGTAAAAAAATAAATCAGAAAGAAAAATTGAAGATTGAAAAAGCCGAAGAATTACAAATTTCTTTGGAATATATTATTAAAAATTGTTTAAATGAGTGGAATATTAAAAAGGTAGTTATTGGTTTAAGTGGAGGCATTGATTCTGCTTTAAGTGCTGTTCTGTTTACTCGTGTGTTGGGTAACGAAAATGTATATTTAGTAAATATGCCATCTAAGTTTAATTCTAATCTCACAAAAAATGCGGCAAAAAAACTTGCAGATAATCTTCAATGTCCATTTACTTTTATTCCTATAGATGAGTCTATTAATTATACGAAAGAACAATTAAGTAAAGTTGTATTTTCTCAATCAGGAGAGACTATTATAGTTAATTCTTTTGTTTTTGAAAATATACAAGCTAGAGATCGGGGTGGAAGAATATTAGCAGCAGTTGCTGCAGCTCTAGGTGGAGTATTTGTTTGCAATGCTAATAAATCTGAAATGACTGTAGGATATTCTACTCTTTACGGAGACCAAGCAGGATTTCTAGCTCCTATTGCAGATTTATGGAAACAAGATGTTTATTTACTTGCCCACCACTATAATAATCAGGTTTTTAAAAAACAAGTTATTCCCCTAGAAACACTGCAAGTTGTGCCTAGTGCAGAGCTTAGTGAAAAGCAAAATGTTATGGAAAATAAAGGAGATCCGTTGTGTTACCCATATCATGATTTCCTTTTTGCATCTTGGGTTGAACATTGGAATAGAAAAACTCCTGAAGATTGTTTAAAAGCATATTTAAAAAATAATCTTGCTCAGTTTTTAGGTTGTGAAAAAAAATTAATAGATACTTTATTTCCTGATGTTCAAATCTTTATAAAAGACTTAGAACGTTGGTGGAGTTTGTATCGTGGTATGGCTGCTTTTAAAAGAGTCCAAGCTCCGCCAGTGGTCGCACTAACTCGGAGAGCTTTTGGAAATGATCATAGAGAGCATATTAGTCGTGTTACTTTTTCAGCAGAATATGAAAAAACAAAGTCTAAAGTATTGAAAAACTGA
- a CDS encoding Trp family transcriptional regulator: MTQSKFQKSTKEILDFILEIKDKGISMEDAEQFLKVFLTPAEIDAISQRLQIVDMISKGIAQREISEKLGVGIATVTRGSRMLQENNELLKKVFPRS; this comes from the coding sequence ATGACCCAATCTAAATTTCAAAAATCAACAAAAGAAATTTTAGATTTTATTTTAGAGATCAAAGATAAAGGTATTTCTATGGAAGACGCAGAACAATTTTTAAAAGTTTTTCTTACCCCTGCAGAAATAGACGCCATTTCTCAAAGACTTCAAATTGTTGATATGATTTCTAAAGGAATAGCGCAAAGAGAAATTTCTGAAAAACTGGGAGTAGGAATTGCAACAGTCACCAGAGGAAGCAGAATGCTGCAAGAAAATAATGAACTTCTTAAAAAAGTTTTTCCAAGAAGTTAA